A single Oryzias melastigma strain HK-1 linkage group LG24, ASM292280v2, whole genome shotgun sequence DNA region contains:
- the ak9 gene encoding adenylate kinase 9 isoform X4: MRALNRRNVTEERKGREDEAEKERLQAKPTCFIIVGKPGVGKSTLAKKMAESWKCILIDDTDLLNTYINNKSQEGMELLSILSEGKSITDDVVLQLILARLNSPDVEHYGYVLSCLPFLSDDHQSVHKQLELVQNLKLPPDFIINIKCPDSDLVQRLSGLRTHPETGQSFSRDQWEREEEEYGREEEREMESDEEQTDEELSKERLDALLWMPENLPANSLDRIHLYNHSVLTQVKDYMEGYNPAFLLELDGNNTPEEQLQCVMSRLGSMAVRPVAVPVLLNLLEEETDTEDILRSLSSSQTAVPGFLWRWSRWGQTCPVALKEGKALTGSPEFSVGFQDKLYLLSSQEAHQKFLTNPREYLHPPMPRAPCRVSITGAPLTGKSTLCRLVAQHYGAVVLDVEELLQPVLAEAEEERLLKIKVVTTRFAIEKIQESNEDILVTENHPAVQEILLKTMNEAGKSVVHPIDLYAEVLEKHIKKVEEEKVWTGWVLDNFPRRLSDVEVLQKSEILPDIIVCLRHADTMVSEKKGNKDIRDRLLRNRKLLQQKKLEKLSSLPEVVEEADAGAPQEERESSDQEEISDYVLQLQQFDKEWEQMQIVLPTTCFEPEIDGKSPENLTQQIISEMEKSFQYQSHKLSDFDLEEEENYFKALVDQEEEEEENNSDISAAEEEDMHPKAKRLLGDTKHFCPVALKNHNVLHPCTDDIAARYRDRTFYFSSQEARDSFLQNPAHFVAHSEPLKPPALRIFMLGPKGSGKSSLSEELSQQLGLFHVQFIEMLQMMIVAKTKTRVSLVDEVVPWSDNFGDLEASIKKFSLGSEEQLEDRGSVQEQEESEEDMTAEEVAIKAYLSTGKPLSPQILDSVVEPFWKQEPYMSTGFILDGFPNSVEEVQFMLEQQLLPDVIVVLELDAAEVQKRLFPACLEKWRELSSRRKQQLRLLSELRRKRWEDDIAKKMAELKQAKDEDDADEEDEEDLEANLKEEFPFEEDDDLENIETEEAATQRLELEIENQFLTDEKNLSAVMESLSEHSIPQLAIDASRKLVTVLRQLQRRVQPLLTDRESLFQTCQPISSRLAKKLLLSSYKFPSGFGCSDPVQLYKDGDQIQPLLWPLDATYPLLFNQYVYLFATKENRDSFMSNPLKYLRQPKPSAKLPIKIAVIGPPKSGKTTVAESLAQNYRLERLSIGGCVNTVLNNQGHTELALKMKKYLTEGLVVPDELAIQCLTVALMSSTCSTKGYVLDDFPKTLKQAELMSSHRIIPTVVTELQMDFQEAQRRNLADKSCNKPHLLHESFEVLKMADYNYKKEAEHIRSHFLEHYQNFLVLDALKSKWWIWEKIVEEASLSMKSICTYLEKVQTGQATCVYRSGIAPAEVARRLGEFDQYCPVCLARHCHLVDCSGTTSLALVAEYRKLFYRLCGEKHLEEFLSSPDQFVPPGCPHVLPQPHLLPKKLTDIEVKSRFPQQAELKGFCPVTYWEGKQRYEALVQGKTKYAAEYRERLYIFESQQKQDTFMRTPETYWKQKLPKKVPSLCEPVLLTSLPSLGYMEQGMANPLIKAMTAAGCLKPKFPFLSARKSVLIYVGLYLKAFNPRSSEYSRQKYKRKLASFEEDCALIPYLSSKMNPPPVEFSVDLQFKLNKFLALEGAASVL, translated from the exons GATGAAGCTGAGAAGGAAAGACTACAAGCTAAACCCACCTGCTTTATCATAGTAGGAAAACCT gGTGTTGGCAAATCCACCTTGGCCAAAAAAATGGCAGAATCCTGGAAGTGTATTCTAATTGATG ACACTGACCTGCTCAACacttatataaataataaaagtcagGAAGGAATGGAG CTTCTTAGCATCTTATCTGAGGGGAAAAGCATAACAGATGATGTTGTGCTACAGCTGATTCTCGCCAGACTCAACTCACCAGACGTTGAGCATTATG GTTATGTCCTGAGCTGCCTTCCGTTTCTGTCAGACGATCATCAGAGCGTTCACAAGCAGCTAGAACTGGTCCAGAACCTGAAGTTGCCCCCAGATTTCATCATAAATattaag tgtCCGGATAGCGATCTGGTCCAGAGGCTGTCGGGTCTGAGGACGCACCCAGAAACTGGACAGTCATTCAGCAGGGACCAGTGGGAGCGTGAGGAGGAGGAGTATGgcagggaggaggagagggagatGGAGAGTGATGAAGAGCAG ACTGATGAGGAACTCTCTAAGGAGAGGCTGGACGCGCTGCTGTGGATGCCAGAGAATCTCCCCGCTAACAGCCTCGACAGAATTCACTTGTACAACCATTCAGTGCTGACGCAAGTGAAG GACTACATGGAAGGCTATAATCCTGCGTtcttgctggagctggatgGGAACAACACACCTGAGGAGCAACTGCAG tgtgtGATGTCTCGTCTTGGATCCATGGCTGTCCGACCTGTTGCTGTTCCGGTGCTCCTAAACCTCCTTGAGGAGGAGACGGATACG GAAGATATTTTGAGAAGTTTATCTTCGTCCCAAACGGCAGTCCCCGGTTTTTTGTGGAGATGGAGCCGCTGGGGCCAAACCTGCCCTGTTGCTCTGAAGGAAGGCAAGGCCCTCACTGGTAGTCCTGAGTTTTCTGTTGG CTTTCAGGACAAACTGTACCTCCTTTCTTCTCAGGAAGCCCATCAAAAGTTCCTCACAAACCCCAGAGAGTACTTACACCCTCCGATGCCCCGAGCTCCTTGCAGAGTGTCCATCACTGGGGCTCCTCTGACGGGGAAGAGCACTCTGTGCAGACTTGTAGCTCAGCATTACGGAGCAGTGGTACTTGacgtggaggagctgctgcagccggTGCTGGCTGAGGCGGAGGAGGAACGACTCCTAAAAATTAAAGTCGTAACAACCCGGTTTGCAATAGAAAAAATCCAGGAAAGTAATGAAGACATTTTAG TGACAGAGAATCATCCAGCCGTGCAGGAAATCCTCCTTAAAACTATGAATGAAGCTGGAAAGTCAGTCGTACATCCGATCGACCTGTACGCTGAGGTTCtggaaaaacacataaaaaag GTTGAAGAGGAGAAGGTCTGGACCGGATGGGTGCTTGACAACTTTCCCAGGAGGCTTTCAGATGTCGAAGTGCTGCAGAAAAGTGAAATCCTCCCAGACATCATCGTCTGCCTGAGACACGCTGACACGATGG tttcagagaaaaaagggAACAAAGACATTAGAGACCGACTTCTGAGAAACAGGAAACTATT ACAGCAAAAGAAGTTGGAGAAGCTTTCAAGTCTGCCGGAGGTTGTTGAAGAAGCTGATg CTGGAGCACCACAGGAAGAACGGGAATCCAGCGACCAAGAAGAGATTTCTGACTATGTCCTGCAGCTGCAACAGTTCGATAAGGAATGGGAGCAAATGCAGATTGTTTTACCGACCACCTGCTTTGAGCCTGAGATCGACGGGAAAAGTCCAGAAAACTTAACCCAACAGATCATCTCTGAGATGGAGA AGTCGTTTCAGTATCAGTCCCACAAGTTGTCTGACTTTGacttggaggaggaggaaaattATTTCAAAGCCCTAGTAgaccaagaagaagaagaagaagagaacaACAGCGAcatttctgcagcagaagaggaagat ATGCATCCCAAAGCGAAACGTTTGCTAGGAGATACCAAGCATTTCTGTCCAGTCGCCTTAAAAAACCACAATGTTCTGCATCCGTGCACCGATGACATCGCTGCAAGATACCGCGACAGAACCTTTTACTTTTCCAGCCAGGAGGCCAGAGACTcattcctccaaaatcctgctCACTTTGTTGCACACTCTGAGCCTCTCaag CCTCCTGCCCTCCGAATCTTCATGCTGGGCCCCAAAGGATCCGGAAAATCCTCTCTGAGCGAAGAGCTTTCACAGCAGCTTGGGCTCTTCCACGTTCAGTTCATCGAGATGCTCCAGATGATGATCGTGGCTAAGACAAAAACGCGGGTGTCTCTGGTGGACGAGGTCGTGCCTTGGAGCGACAACTTTGGCGACCTGGAGGCCTCGATTAAAAAATTCAGCCTGGGGAGcgaggagcagctggaggacAGGGGGAGCGTCCAAGAG CAGGAGGAGTCTGAAGAGGACATGACAGCAGAAGAAGTAGCCATCAAAGCTTATTTATCAACAGGAAAACCGCTGAGTCCACAGATTCTTGATTCAGTCGTCGAACCGTTTTGGAAACAAGAACCATACAT GTCCACGGGCTTCATTTTGGACGGCTTTCCAAACAGCGTAGAGGAGGTGCAGTTCAtgctggagcagcagctccttCCTGACGTGATCGTAGTGTTGGAGCTGGACGCGGCAGAAGTTCAGAAGCGACTTTTTCCGGCCTGTCTTGAGAAATGGCGAGAGCTCAGCAGCCGTCGCAAACAACAGCTGAGACTTCTGTCTGAGCTGCGCAGGAAACGCTGG GAGGACGACATCGCAAAGAAAATGGCTGAGCTTAAGCAAGCAAAG GATGAAGACGATGCTGATgaagaagatgaggaggatTTAGAGGCAAATCTAAAAGAAGAGTTTCCTTTTGAAGAAGACGACGACCTGGAAAATATAGAGACTGAAGAGGCGGCAACGCAGAGGCTGGAACTGGAAATAGAGAATCAGTTTCTAACGGACGAAAAGAACCTTTCTGCAGTGATG GAAAGCCTCAGCGAACATAGTATTCCACAACTGGCTATAGACGCGTCTCGAAAACTCGTAACCGTTCTGCGTCAGCTCCAGCGGAGAGTCCAGCCTCTTCTAACCGACAGAGAGTCGCTCTTCCAAACATGTCAGCCCATCTCATCCAGGCTGGcaaagaagctgctgctctcCAGTTACAAGTTTCCAAGTGGCTTCGGATGCTCTGATCCCGTCCAG CTCTACAAAGACGGAGATCAAATCCAGCCTCTGCTGTGGCCCCTCGACGCCACATACCCCCTCCTCTTCAACCAGTACGTCTACCTTTTTGCAACCAAGGAGAACCGCGACTCCTTCATGTCCAACCCCTTAAAGTACCTCCGGCAGCCAAAACCTTCGGCCAAACTTCCAATCAAGATCGCCGTTATCGGACCCCCTAAATCAGGGAAAACCACCG tggcGGAAAGCTTGGCCCAAAATTACAGACTAGAGCGGCTCTCCATCGGCGGCTGCGTGAATACAGTGCTGAACAATCAGGGACACACCGAGCTCGCCTTGAAGATGAAAAAGTATCTCACAGAGGGCCTCGTGGTGCCTGATGAGCTGGCCATCCAGTGCCTGACGGTGGCGCTCATGAGCTCCACCTGCAGCACTAAAGG GTACGTCTTGGATGATTTTccaaaaaccctaaaacaaGCAGAGTTGATGAGTTCTCACAGAATCATCCCCACGGTCGTGACCGAGCTGCAAATGGACTTTCAGGAGGCGCAACGGAGAAATCTGGCCGACAAGAGTTGTAACAA GCCTCACCTGTTGCACGAAAGCTTCGAGGTCCTCAAAATGGCAGATTATAATTACAAGAAAGAGGCGGAACACATACGGTCTCATTTCCTGGAACATTATCAAAACTTCTTGGTTCTTGATGCCTTGAAGAGCAAATGGTGGATTTGGGAGAAGATCGTAGAGGAGGCCAGCCTCAGCATGAAAAGCATCTGCACTTACCTGGAGAAGGTTCAAACTG GCCAAGCAACCTGCGTTTACAGATCAGGCATTGCACCAGCAGAGGTGGCGCGCCGGCTTGGAGAGTTTGACCAGTACTGCCCTGTTTGTCTGGCTCGACATTGCCATCTGGTGGACTGCTCGGGAACTACAAGCTTGGCTCTTGTTGCTGAGTACAGGAAACTTTTTTACAGGCTGTGTGGTGAAAAACACCTGGAG GAGTTCCTGTCATCTCCGGATCAGTTTGTGCCCCCGGGGTGCCCCCACGTCCTCCCACAACCCCACCTGCTGCCTAAAAAGCTGACTGACATTGAGGTGAAGAGCAGATTCCCACAGCAGGCTGAACTGAAGGGCTTCTGTCCTGTTACTTACTGGGAGGGAAAGCAGAG GTATGAAGCTCTGGTTCAAGGAAAGACTAAATATGCAGCGGAATACAGAGAACGACTTTACATCTTTGAGTCACAGCAGAAGCAGGACACATTTATGAG gACTCCTGAGACATACTGGAAACAAAAGTTGCCCAAAAAGGTTCCATCTCTTTGCGAGCCTGTGCTGCTCACCTCACTACCATCACTGGGCTACATGGAACAG
- the ak9 gene encoding adenylate kinase 9 isoform X1, with product MLAAYLYFPPFFFTVYIHEMACLVDNLMEDEAEKERLQAKPTCFIIVGKPGVGKSTLAKKMAESWKCILIDDTDLLNTYINNKSQEGMELLSILSEGKSITDDVVLQLILARLNSPDVEHYGYVLSCLPFLSDDHQSVHKQLELVQNLKLPPDFIINIKCPDSDLVQRLSGLRTHPETGQSFSRDQWEREEEEYGREEEREMESDEEQTDEELSKERLDALLWMPENLPANSLDRIHLYNHSVLTQVKDYMEGYNPAFLLELDGNNTPEEQLQCVMSRLGSMAVRPVAVPVLLNLLEEETDTEDILRSLSSSQTAVPGFLWRWSRWGQTCPVALKEGKALTGSPEFSVGFQDKLYLLSSQEAHQKFLTNPREYLHPPMPRAPCRVSITGAPLTGKSTLCRLVAQHYGAVVLDVEELLQPVLAEAEEERLLKIKVVTTRFAIEKIQESNEDILVTENHPAVQEILLKTMNEAGKSVVHPIDLYAEVLEKHIKKVEEEKVWTGWVLDNFPRRLSDVEVLQKSEILPDIIVCLRHADTMVSEKKGNKDIRDRLLRNRKLLQQKKLEKLSSLPEVVEEADAGAPQEERESSDQEEISDYVLQLQQFDKEWEQMQIVLPTTCFEPEIDGKSPENLTQQIISEMEKSFQYQSHKLSDFDLEEEENYFKALVDQEEEEEENNSDISAAEEEDMHPKAKRLLGDTKHFCPVALKNHNVLHPCTDDIAARYRDRTFYFSSQEARDSFLQNPAHFVAHSEPLKPPALRIFMLGPKGSGKSSLSEELSQQLGLFHVQFIEMLQMMIVAKTKTRVSLVDEVVPWSDNFGDLEASIKKFSLGSEEQLEDRGSVQEQEESEEDMTAEEVAIKAYLSTGKPLSPQILDSVVEPFWKQEPYMSTGFILDGFPNSVEEVQFMLEQQLLPDVIVVLELDAAEVQKRLFPACLEKWRELSSRRKQQLRLLSELRRKRWEDDIAKKMAELKQAKDEDDADEEDEEDLEANLKEEFPFEEDDDLENIETEEAATQRLELEIENQFLTDEKNLSAVMESLSEHSIPQLAIDASRKLVTVLRQLQRRVQPLLTDRESLFQTCQPISSRLAKKLLLSSYKFPSGFGCSDPVQLYKDGDQIQPLLWPLDATYPLLFNQYVYLFATKENRDSFMSNPLKYLRQPKPSAKLPIKIAVIGPPKSGKTTVAESLAQNYRLERLSIGGCVNTVLNNQGHTELALKMKKYLTEGLVVPDELAIQCLTVALMSSTCSTKGYVLDDFPKTLKQAELMSSHRIIPTVVTELQMDFQEAQRRNLADKSCNKPHLLHESFEVLKMADYNYKKEAEHIRSHFLEHYQNFLVLDALKSKWWIWEKIVEEASLSMKSICTYLEKVQTGQATCVYRSGIAPAEVARRLGEFDQYCPVCLARHCHLVDCSGTTSLALVAEYRKLFYRLCGEKHLEEFLSSPDQFVPPGCPHVLPQPHLLPKKLTDIEVKSRFPQQAELKGFCPVTYWEGKQRYEALVQGKTKYAAEYRERLYIFESQQKQDTFMRTPETYWKQKLPKKVPSLCEPVLLTSLPSLGYMEQGMANPLIKAMTAAGCLKPKFPFLSARKSVLIYVGLYLKAFNPRSSEYSRQKYKRKLASFEEDCALIPYLSSKMNPPPVEFSVDLQFKLNKFLALEGAASVL from the exons ATGTTGGCAGCctatctttattttcctcccttttttttcactgtttacaTTCATGAAATGGCTTGTTTGGTGGACAATCTGATGGAGGATGAAGCTGAGAAGGAAAGACTACAAGCTAAACCCACCTGCTTTATCATAGTAGGAAAACCT gGTGTTGGCAAATCCACCTTGGCCAAAAAAATGGCAGAATCCTGGAAGTGTATTCTAATTGATG ACACTGACCTGCTCAACacttatataaataataaaagtcagGAAGGAATGGAG CTTCTTAGCATCTTATCTGAGGGGAAAAGCATAACAGATGATGTTGTGCTACAGCTGATTCTCGCCAGACTCAACTCACCAGACGTTGAGCATTATG GTTATGTCCTGAGCTGCCTTCCGTTTCTGTCAGACGATCATCAGAGCGTTCACAAGCAGCTAGAACTGGTCCAGAACCTGAAGTTGCCCCCAGATTTCATCATAAATattaag tgtCCGGATAGCGATCTGGTCCAGAGGCTGTCGGGTCTGAGGACGCACCCAGAAACTGGACAGTCATTCAGCAGGGACCAGTGGGAGCGTGAGGAGGAGGAGTATGgcagggaggaggagagggagatGGAGAGTGATGAAGAGCAG ACTGATGAGGAACTCTCTAAGGAGAGGCTGGACGCGCTGCTGTGGATGCCAGAGAATCTCCCCGCTAACAGCCTCGACAGAATTCACTTGTACAACCATTCAGTGCTGACGCAAGTGAAG GACTACATGGAAGGCTATAATCCTGCGTtcttgctggagctggatgGGAACAACACACCTGAGGAGCAACTGCAG tgtgtGATGTCTCGTCTTGGATCCATGGCTGTCCGACCTGTTGCTGTTCCGGTGCTCCTAAACCTCCTTGAGGAGGAGACGGATACG GAAGATATTTTGAGAAGTTTATCTTCGTCCCAAACGGCAGTCCCCGGTTTTTTGTGGAGATGGAGCCGCTGGGGCCAAACCTGCCCTGTTGCTCTGAAGGAAGGCAAGGCCCTCACTGGTAGTCCTGAGTTTTCTGTTGG CTTTCAGGACAAACTGTACCTCCTTTCTTCTCAGGAAGCCCATCAAAAGTTCCTCACAAACCCCAGAGAGTACTTACACCCTCCGATGCCCCGAGCTCCTTGCAGAGTGTCCATCACTGGGGCTCCTCTGACGGGGAAGAGCACTCTGTGCAGACTTGTAGCTCAGCATTACGGAGCAGTGGTACTTGacgtggaggagctgctgcagccggTGCTGGCTGAGGCGGAGGAGGAACGACTCCTAAAAATTAAAGTCGTAACAACCCGGTTTGCAATAGAAAAAATCCAGGAAAGTAATGAAGACATTTTAG TGACAGAGAATCATCCAGCCGTGCAGGAAATCCTCCTTAAAACTATGAATGAAGCTGGAAAGTCAGTCGTACATCCGATCGACCTGTACGCTGAGGTTCtggaaaaacacataaaaaag GTTGAAGAGGAGAAGGTCTGGACCGGATGGGTGCTTGACAACTTTCCCAGGAGGCTTTCAGATGTCGAAGTGCTGCAGAAAAGTGAAATCCTCCCAGACATCATCGTCTGCCTGAGACACGCTGACACGATGG tttcagagaaaaaagggAACAAAGACATTAGAGACCGACTTCTGAGAAACAGGAAACTATT ACAGCAAAAGAAGTTGGAGAAGCTTTCAAGTCTGCCGGAGGTTGTTGAAGAAGCTGATg CTGGAGCACCACAGGAAGAACGGGAATCCAGCGACCAAGAAGAGATTTCTGACTATGTCCTGCAGCTGCAACAGTTCGATAAGGAATGGGAGCAAATGCAGATTGTTTTACCGACCACCTGCTTTGAGCCTGAGATCGACGGGAAAAGTCCAGAAAACTTAACCCAACAGATCATCTCTGAGATGGAGA AGTCGTTTCAGTATCAGTCCCACAAGTTGTCTGACTTTGacttggaggaggaggaaaattATTTCAAAGCCCTAGTAgaccaagaagaagaagaagaagagaacaACAGCGAcatttctgcagcagaagaggaagat ATGCATCCCAAAGCGAAACGTTTGCTAGGAGATACCAAGCATTTCTGTCCAGTCGCCTTAAAAAACCACAATGTTCTGCATCCGTGCACCGATGACATCGCTGCAAGATACCGCGACAGAACCTTTTACTTTTCCAGCCAGGAGGCCAGAGACTcattcctccaaaatcctgctCACTTTGTTGCACACTCTGAGCCTCTCaag CCTCCTGCCCTCCGAATCTTCATGCTGGGCCCCAAAGGATCCGGAAAATCCTCTCTGAGCGAAGAGCTTTCACAGCAGCTTGGGCTCTTCCACGTTCAGTTCATCGAGATGCTCCAGATGATGATCGTGGCTAAGACAAAAACGCGGGTGTCTCTGGTGGACGAGGTCGTGCCTTGGAGCGACAACTTTGGCGACCTGGAGGCCTCGATTAAAAAATTCAGCCTGGGGAGcgaggagcagctggaggacAGGGGGAGCGTCCAAGAG CAGGAGGAGTCTGAAGAGGACATGACAGCAGAAGAAGTAGCCATCAAAGCTTATTTATCAACAGGAAAACCGCTGAGTCCACAGATTCTTGATTCAGTCGTCGAACCGTTTTGGAAACAAGAACCATACAT GTCCACGGGCTTCATTTTGGACGGCTTTCCAAACAGCGTAGAGGAGGTGCAGTTCAtgctggagcagcagctccttCCTGACGTGATCGTAGTGTTGGAGCTGGACGCGGCAGAAGTTCAGAAGCGACTTTTTCCGGCCTGTCTTGAGAAATGGCGAGAGCTCAGCAGCCGTCGCAAACAACAGCTGAGACTTCTGTCTGAGCTGCGCAGGAAACGCTGG GAGGACGACATCGCAAAGAAAATGGCTGAGCTTAAGCAAGCAAAG GATGAAGACGATGCTGATgaagaagatgaggaggatTTAGAGGCAAATCTAAAAGAAGAGTTTCCTTTTGAAGAAGACGACGACCTGGAAAATATAGAGACTGAAGAGGCGGCAACGCAGAGGCTGGAACTGGAAATAGAGAATCAGTTTCTAACGGACGAAAAGAACCTTTCTGCAGTGATG GAAAGCCTCAGCGAACATAGTATTCCACAACTGGCTATAGACGCGTCTCGAAAACTCGTAACCGTTCTGCGTCAGCTCCAGCGGAGAGTCCAGCCTCTTCTAACCGACAGAGAGTCGCTCTTCCAAACATGTCAGCCCATCTCATCCAGGCTGGcaaagaagctgctgctctcCAGTTACAAGTTTCCAAGTGGCTTCGGATGCTCTGATCCCGTCCAG CTCTACAAAGACGGAGATCAAATCCAGCCTCTGCTGTGGCCCCTCGACGCCACATACCCCCTCCTCTTCAACCAGTACGTCTACCTTTTTGCAACCAAGGAGAACCGCGACTCCTTCATGTCCAACCCCTTAAAGTACCTCCGGCAGCCAAAACCTTCGGCCAAACTTCCAATCAAGATCGCCGTTATCGGACCCCCTAAATCAGGGAAAACCACCG tggcGGAAAGCTTGGCCCAAAATTACAGACTAGAGCGGCTCTCCATCGGCGGCTGCGTGAATACAGTGCTGAACAATCAGGGACACACCGAGCTCGCCTTGAAGATGAAAAAGTATCTCACAGAGGGCCTCGTGGTGCCTGATGAGCTGGCCATCCAGTGCCTGACGGTGGCGCTCATGAGCTCCACCTGCAGCACTAAAGG GTACGTCTTGGATGATTTTccaaaaaccctaaaacaaGCAGAGTTGATGAGTTCTCACAGAATCATCCCCACGGTCGTGACCGAGCTGCAAATGGACTTTCAGGAGGCGCAACGGAGAAATCTGGCCGACAAGAGTTGTAACAA GCCTCACCTGTTGCACGAAAGCTTCGAGGTCCTCAAAATGGCAGATTATAATTACAAGAAAGAGGCGGAACACATACGGTCTCATTTCCTGGAACATTATCAAAACTTCTTGGTTCTTGATGCCTTGAAGAGCAAATGGTGGATTTGGGAGAAGATCGTAGAGGAGGCCAGCCTCAGCATGAAAAGCATCTGCACTTACCTGGAGAAGGTTCAAACTG GCCAAGCAACCTGCGTTTACAGATCAGGCATTGCACCAGCAGAGGTGGCGCGCCGGCTTGGAGAGTTTGACCAGTACTGCCCTGTTTGTCTGGCTCGACATTGCCATCTGGTGGACTGCTCGGGAACTACAAGCTTGGCTCTTGTTGCTGAGTACAGGAAACTTTTTTACAGGCTGTGTGGTGAAAAACACCTGGAG GAGTTCCTGTCATCTCCGGATCAGTTTGTGCCCCCGGGGTGCCCCCACGTCCTCCCACAACCCCACCTGCTGCCTAAAAAGCTGACTGACATTGAGGTGAAGAGCAGATTCCCACAGCAGGCTGAACTGAAGGGCTTCTGTCCTGTTACTTACTGGGAGGGAAAGCAGAG GTATGAAGCTCTGGTTCAAGGAAAGACTAAATATGCAGCGGAATACAGAGAACGACTTTACATCTTTGAGTCACAGCAGAAGCAGGACACATTTATGAG gACTCCTGAGACATACTGGAAACAAAAGTTGCCCAAAAAGGTTCCATCTCTTTGCGAGCCTGTGCTGCTCACCTCACTACCATCACTGGGCTACATGGAACAG